In Actinomycetota bacterium, the sequence GGCTCGATCCTGCCCGGCCACGGCGGCGTGCTCGACCGGGTTGACGCCCTGCTGTTCATGGCTCCGGTCCTCTACTACGTCCTGGCCGCCTTCGACGTGATCCGGTCCCCGTGACCCGGTCGCTGTACGACCTGGACGGCGGGGAGCTGGCGGCCCTGGTCGCCGAGGCCGGCGTGCCGCCCTACCGGGCCCGCCAGCTCGCCCACTGGCTGGACACCCGGCGCCAGCCCGACCCGCGGGCCATGACCAACCTGCCCCGCTCGCTGCGGGCGCGGCTGTCGGAGCGGTTCGCCGGGACCGGGCTGACCCTCGACCGGCACCAGGCCGGCGACGACGGCTGGACCCACAAGTTCCTGTTCCGCCTGCCCGGCGGGGACGCCGTCGAGTCGGTCCTGATGCTGTACGAACACGGGGGGCTCCGCCCCCCGCGATCCCCCCGAGACCCAATGGCCGAGGATGACTGGGAAGGCGGTCCCCGGGGCCGGGCCACGGTCTGCATCTCGACTCAGGCGGGGTGCGCCATGGGCTGCACCTTCTGCGCCACCGGCCAGTTCGGGTTCACCCGGCACCTGTCGGTCGGCGAGGTGGTCGAGCAGGTGGCCAGGGTGTCGACCATGCTGCCGGAGCTGCGACCGGGGCCGGGCGCTCCCGACCACCTCACCAACGTGGTCTTCATGGGGATGGGGGAGCCGTTCGCCAACCAGGAGGCCACCTGGGGGGCGGCCTACCGGCTCCACCGGGGGTTCGGGCTGTCGGCCAGGGCGATCACGATCTCGACCGTCGGGCTGGTCCCGGGGATCCGGCGGGCGGCCGCCGAGCCGCTTCCGGTCAACCTGGCCGTCTCCATCCACGCCGCCGACGACGCGACCCGCGACCGGCTGGTCCCGGTCAACCGCAGCTGGCCGATCGCCGAGCTGCTCGACGCCGTCCGCGACTACGTGACCGCGACCCGGCGCCGGGTCTCGTTCGAGTACGCGCTCATGGCCGGGGTCAACGACGACCTGGAGCAGGCCCGGCGGCTGGGCCGGCTGCTGGCCCCCCTGCGGGTCCCGCGCAGCGGTGGCCACGCCGCCCACGTCAACCTCATCCCCTACAACCCCACCCCCGGCACCGGCTTCTCGCCACCCTCCAAGGCGGCGGTCCGCCGCTTCCGGGACGCGGTCGCCGCCTCCGGGGTCCCGGTGAGCGTCCGGGCCAACCGCGGCGTCGGCATCGACGCCGCCTGCGGCCAGCTCCGCACGGCCGCCGGGCGACCGGGCCGCCGGACCCTGCCGATGGCGGAGGGACCCCAGGCCGTCGACGCGGGGAGCCGGCCGTGACCCCGACCGGGGTGGTGCTGCTCGGGTCGACCGGGTCGATCGGGGAGCAGGCGCTGGACGTGATCCGCGAGGCGCCCCGG encodes:
- the rlmN gene encoding 23S rRNA (adenine(2503)-C(2))-methyltransferase RlmN, whose amino-acid sequence is MTRSLYDLDGGELAALVAEAGVPPYRARQLAHWLDTRRQPDPRAMTNLPRSLRARLSERFAGTGLTLDRHQAGDDGWTHKFLFRLPGGDAVESVLMLYEHGGLRPPRSPRDPMAEDDWEGGPRGRATVCISTQAGCAMGCTFCATGQFGFTRHLSVGEVVEQVARVSTMLPELRPGPGAPDHLTNVVFMGMGEPFANQEATWGAAYRLHRGFGLSARAITISTVGLVPGIRRAAAEPLPVNLAVSIHAADDATRDRLVPVNRSWPIAELLDAVRDYVTATRRRVSFEYALMAGVNDDLEQARRLGRLLAPLRVPRSGGHAAHVNLIPYNPTPGTGFSPPSKAAVRRFRDAVAASGVPVSVRANRGVGIDAACGQLRTAAGRPGRRTLPMAEGPQAVDAGSRP